The Pseudochaenichthys georgianus chromosome 8, fPseGeo1.2, whole genome shotgun sequence genome has a segment encoding these proteins:
- the tmem220 gene encoding transmembrane protein 220: MKQTTMGEVCKEKNSESWLSVMWRICNFFMSVFFALATYVQINDPDAGLWMVGYGVPAVLCASIGLNPHVTETLPWRRIADLHVMISTAVVAILGWRLCKERITDILQEEEGREFSGLMVTLVWLLLCRHSGRSPVGMFRVSTATAITVFPFVAWLYYYINTELRANWPSHCKTAI, from the exons atgaaacaaacaacgATGGGGGAAGTTTGCAAAGAGAAGAACTCAGAGTCATGGCTTTCTGTCATGTGGCGAATCTGCAACTTTTTCATGTCTGTGTTCTTCGCTCTTGCAACATATGTTCAG ATTAACGATCCAGACGCAGGGTTGTGGATG GTTGGTTATGGCGTTCCCGCAGTCCTGTGTGCAAGCATTGGATTGAACCCCCATGTGACAG AAACGTTGCCATGGAGGCGTATTGCAGATCTCCATGTGATGATTTCCACTGCTGTGGTTGCCATATTGGGATGGAGACTTTGTAAAGAGCGAATCACAGATATCctccaggaggaggagggcaG agAATTTTCTGGTCTCATGGTGACACTTGTTTGGCTTCTCCTTTGTCGCCACTCTGGAAG GTCTCCGGTGGGGATGTTCAGGGTCTCCACGGCAACTGCCATCACAGTGTTCCCCTTTGTGGCCTGGCTTTATTATTACATCAATACAGAGCTGAGAGCAAACTGGCCTTCACACTGTAAAACTGCTATTTAA
- the LOC117451069 gene encoding protein SCO1 homolog, mitochondrial-like, with protein MAMSVLYQSLGCRLFHSNVKLLRTCTQQTQTVRLAHNVFQRETALSPRRLHCCLVNVRAAQRLYQHPRTFSSLPPPPKSGKKEKKSGPVTWKSLAITFAIGGTVLGAMKYLKKEKEEMIEKERTKSIGRPALGGPFSLIDHNNKPSKSEDFLGQWVLLYFGFTHCPDICPDEIEKMIEVVDEIDKIKSIPNLTPLLITIDPDRDTPEAMAEYVKEFSPKLIGLTGTLPQIEQVSRAYRVYYSQGPKDEDNDYIVDHTIIMYLVGPDGEFVEYFGQNKRNVEISNSIAAYMRKYTKAK; from the exons ATGGCCATGAGTGTTTTATATCAAAGCCTGGGATGCCGGTTGTTTCACAGTAACGTTAAACTCTTAAGAACATGTACGCAGCAGACCCAGACCGTCAGACTTGCACACAATGTTTTCCAGAGAGAAACAGCGCTGTCACCGCGGAGACTTCACTGCTGCCTG GTGAATGTGAGAGCAGCACAAAGGCTGTATCAACACCCAAGAACATTTTCCTCTTTACCTCCACCGCCTAAATCAGGGAAGAAAGAGAAGAAGTCTGGG CCTGTGACATGGAAATCTTTAGCAATAACGTTTGCTATTGGAGGCACTGTGCTTGGAGCAATGAAATATTTGAAGAAAGAAAAGGAAGAAA TGATAGAAAAAGAGCGGACCAAGTCCATCGGGCGCCCGGCGCTGGGAGGTCCGTTCTCGCTCATCGATCACAACAACAAGCCCTCCAAGAGCGAGGACTTCCTGGGGCAGTGGGTCCTCCTCTATTTCGGGTTCACTCACTGCCCCGACATCTGTCCGGATGAGATAGAGAAAATGATCGAAGTGGTGGATGAAATAG atAAAATAAAATCGATTCCAAATCTGACGCCGCTCCTCATCACCATCGATCCTGACCGGGACACACCAGAGGCCATGGCTGAATATGTGAAAG AGTTTTCCCCAAAGCTGATTGGCCTGACGGGAACACTGCCTCAGATCGAGCAGGTTTCCAGAGCCTACAGAGTTTATTACAGTCAGGGACCAAAGGACGAAGACAACGACTACATT GTCGATCACACCATCATCATGTACCTCGTGGGACCCGATGGGGAGTTTGTGGAGTATTTTGGACAAAACAAAAGAAATGTGGAGATCAGCAACTCCATAGCAGCATATATGAGGAAGTACACAAAGGCAAAGTGA